In Myripristis murdjan chromosome 23, fMyrMur1.1, whole genome shotgun sequence, the DNA window gtctatctttttttcctctgtttttctgtgtcttttccCAGCAGTACAAACAGTATAATATTCTGTGAGtccatgtgtgtgactgtgtgttgaCAGACAAAACTTGTCATTACAGTGTGGTCTGTCTGCGACCTCTAAAATGTCTCCTGACTGACCTAGGGAATGACTTTGTCCTgtggggtgtgggtgtgtgtgtgtgtgcgtgtgtgtgtgtgtgtgtgactgcatgtaTACTGTAAAGTTTCCAACTTCAGACTTCCTCTCATTGCCCTCACTGACGCTAAGTGAACTGACCCAGCTTCATTAGAAATGAAGTTGCACTGGACAGCTGAACAAGAGGATGATTGGCTTATTTAAAGGGATCAACCATTTTTTAAGCATCTCTTTTTGTTCATTAATCAAGACTGTTGTGTGAACCCTTTAACTAAGTTAATCCAACCTATATTTTATCTTGACAACTTTCTCAGCTAATCTTTCTTTGTTAACTAACCAATTGTTTCCGTCAGGAGAGTGGTCAGTCAGTTGAGTTAGTAAATTAGTTTATCAGTCATCCAGCTCAATTACAGAACTCATACAGTAGTTGCAGACTGACATACTTGCAGTGGTCGCCGTGGGCGATGGAGAGCTCTGCCCCACGATGGACATGGGCAACACCTTCCTGACTGGCTGCTGGTCTCCATGGTTAGGAGCTGTAGTTACTGTGGCTGTTGCCGTGGATACATTAGAACGATAAGCCTCCCTTCCTCTGGACATCTCTCCATCCCCCTCTTCGTCCGAGTTATCAGAGTGTAGGGGGTTGGTGAAACTCAGGGCAGTCCGAACAGGAGTGGATGAggacgaggatgaggaggaaaggtgagaggaggaggaagaggaggggggaacACGGtctgaagaagaggaggaggaagaggtctTGGGGAGTTGTTTTTCTGGGCTGCTGCAGGCCTGAGCCCATGCTGCATGGCCAGGCTTCAACTccactttctctcctccctgtgcctctgtcttttctccgCCCTTCAGAGGGAGGTGGTTAGGTCTGGATGGGAGGCCAGCATCCGACTGactccccccacctccacccgcTCCCCCCTCTGTGCCCGAGTCCTCAGACAGTGAGGAGCTGGAGGTTAGCAAGGACTGGCCAGAACGGGCTTTGAAGGCGTGACTTCGCTGCAGCATGGTCATGCTATTGCCTGAACCAGTGTTGATCGCGCCTCCTACTCCCGTGGAGGAGGAAGTGTCAAAGCTACGGGGTCCCTCCTGCAATGGCACCTTTTTAATCTCAATGCTCAGCTTTCTCTCTATTCGTGGAACGCCAGAACCTTCCAGGACCGGGGAGAGGGgcaagggagaggagggggtctGAGTCTGGATTTGGCCTGATTCCGATGTCGCAGTTGTTGATGTCAATTTGCTGTTGTAGTTGTCATTGAGATCTGCATTTGAGAcctgggtttgggtttggagtTTAGGACTTGGTGGATCCTGGTCCTTCCGCTCCGTGGGACTGCTCTGCGTGTTTGGACTGGGTTCAGACTGGTTCAGCTGGAGGTCTGCTTCCCTATCTCCCCGGTTCTAAGATGGTTAGAGCAGGGTAgagaaaatatgattttaattttgtacAAAATATCTATTGATACCAtctaaaatgaaagaaacatgCAGATCAGATGTAGTTCTGGGTAAGTTCAACATGCTAACTTTAAACTATCAAAAAGCAGCTCCCGATATGTTAATGTGCAGAACATTGTGAAAACTTTCCATGAAAgttataaaaacaccaaaatttGAGATGTGCTTTTTTCCACAGCAATATTAATGTTTAGTATCAAGGCACGTCTCTAGTTCTGATACAGTTTCCAGAAATAATCAAAGAATAAAACTTAAAGTATAAGTACTTAAAGTATACTTAACTCTTTATTTTTAGAACAAAAATTATCTCTGTTAAATTATGCTGTGCTATTGCAAGAAATATGTATTCAGACAATAAACTCTGCAAAGTATATATACAAACCAAAAACTTTCCCTCCAATTTGCCAATAGGGGGCTTATTAGTTTTTATCTGATCCAATATTGATACAGTTTATTCTCAATGTATTATCCAGTTCACCTGTGTCAGGTTTTGCTGTGTGGTGGCCAGGACATGTATGACAGGTTTGGGGTGGTAGCGGTCGTTGTCCTGCCGTACGTTGGTGACGGTGGGGAAAGCTGAAGGGGGAGAAGGAGTGAGGATGGGGGGTACAGGTCGAGGCTCCGGAGGCTGGAGAATCTCCTCCTTAACATCGCCCTCCACCTGGGAActggagggagatggagagggagaggggagagagagagagagagagagagagagagagagagagagagagagagagagagagaaaagacagaatcAGTTTACAGCGGCAAATCCAAATAGGATTTTCACTGAATGGatttcacacacgcacgcacgcacgcacgcacgcacgcacgcacgcacgcacgcacgcacacacacacagactctttatatttttaatgagaaatttcactttaaaaagaACCCATCAAGTAATCAAGACTATTCATaaaaacagagatggaaaaagactgacagaaatttcattaaaataaatccCCTCATATTTTACTATTACAGTATAACATGCTGAAATGCTGAAGCATAAACACagattattaaataaatattatgtcAAAAGTTGTGCATATGAGACAAACTGTCATTGGAACATTGGAAACTGGGAAGTTTAATATTTTGAAGACTATAGATGAGGCACTgtaggaaatgaaaatgaaaaaggcagAAATACTCACATCTGGATAATCATGTTTAAATAATTCTCTAACTTAACAGGAATGATGAAACCAAAATGTATGATGAAATAATCAGCATATTAATTAAGTTAATATATGAAGGAAACAAAAAGACCGGTTTCTGTTCCATCATTGCGATGACTTATTCCACCACTAGGTGGCAGGAAAAAATGGAAGCAAAGTGCTTGTTGCTATGGCTGAGACAAATTACATGTCTTCAAATGCTGGGTTTCCAGTGTCAAATAGCTCTTGCACATTTCTGTGGGTTTAAGGGTGACATGTTCCCCTGCTGTGAAGcaagaagaacaaaaagaaTCTGAATCACCACTACAGAGTTCATCCCTCCACATGCAACAGCTTATTGTGGTACTGCTGGTCCACCCCAAAGAGGTGTTGGTTCTCTTCTCTCACAAAGACTGATCCGGCTGCTGGCAGCAAACTGACATTACAAATATGTTTTGGTCTAGAATACTTTGTTCTGCTTTACATGTAAGAACGCACAGACAACAGTGCAGTGCTAATGTAAGGAAGGAAATTTCTATTCACACTATAATTTTTCAACAAATTCTACAGCATACAGAGATGTTTTACTTGATATTGCTCTTTGCTCTTATTATAACCAGATATAACAGATacaggtgtgggtgtgtgagttaTATACAGGATACTGAGGTTGTGACCCACACAGCGACATAGAGGTGGAAAGCTACATGTAAGGATATTTCCAACGTGGaacatacatttacacatgcatatgtatattgtacatagataaatacacagacaaaagaGTGAGAGGATGTGGTGTGCCAAATAAAGAGCACATGACTGAAGCAAGGCTCCAGCCTAGAGCTGCacatgacactgtgtgtgtgtatgtgtgtgtgtgtgtgtgtgtatcagagagatagatagaaacTAAGACAGAAAGCACGATTatgtatgagagagaaaaagacaaagagagaggataGCTACTAGCAAGAAACATTGGGGATTTCCTTCTCTACAGAATACACATCTAGGAGTTGCAGCTGTGTACAAGGCGTCCTCTTACAGCCAGGGCACATACTCGTGTCTTGATTCACCTCAACATTAAGCAGATCCCTTATTCGCCTACCATCTTATTACTTAATGATTCTTCTAGTTTGGACCTACCTGCTAAACTGAAACGCCTTTTTTTTGGCTGGCCTCACTGCCGCTAAAAGGCTAATAGCATGCAGATGGAAACCTCCCCATTCGTTATCTCTAAAGAAATGGTTGTTAGATTTCATAGATATAGCCATTATGGAACGTTGGGCAGCTAACTTACATCAGGCCAATCCCGAAAACATTGCTTGTTGGGATGATGCCATCACTTCCTTAAAATCATTATTGTAGTTATCTCTGGTTTTCACCTTGGGtcctgtgggtgggtgggtggaggggagggaagggaaggggatgTTGGCACTCCTTGtatatattttctcatttattttatctcttttcatttttttttttttttttctatcactcAATGCTACTGATTATAACTGATGTTTTATCAGTAATATTACTGTTGTTATCTTTTTGCTACAGTATCATTTCTTATTCTTTGGTATTactgttgctattttttttttttgtttgtctgttttgttttgttttgttttgttttgtctaatTAATGTCTGCCacatctctgtttgtctgttttctgttttattaactatatggaaaaaacaataaaagaattgatcacaaaaaaaaacaaacattaagccgtgttaaaacaacaccagtaaaaaaaatcaatgttaaTTGACTGTCTAAATACACTCCCAAAGCTTTTCTtgaatgaaaacatacattACCGCAATAAAGCCACAAAATTATTCTTGCCTTACTCATCTTTTTTGCCTAAGCAAACTAACCATACATTGTACAACAACACAAATGATACCCAATGGGCTATTGTTTCCACAGGGAAATGAATCATTCACACGCTACAGAGTTTATCCTGGTCCTATCCCTCTGAGATCAAAgctgaaactttaatgatccccatgGGGGAAGTTAGGTTGCTGCAGGAGCAAATAGTCATAAGTCatacaagggaaaaaaattaattaagaaTATAGTAAATGTGGGGTTATATAAACAACCAACATTCAAATATTCTGTATAATATATGAATGAGGTTTGTTCTTCAAACTTTTATGAGAAACTTTGGCAACACTGCCAATATACCTCATTACAACCAATCTTGCTATTTCTGCTTTATCCACTTTCATTCTGACACAAAGACTGACATTatgcaataaaacaaatgttagcTCTACATGTATTTTGAGGTtgtaaagttgtttttgttgttgttgttttgttttgggttttttttgcttCTCTAGTAATGTTTATACACAAGCAAAACATATCTGCACTTTACATCAAAATTAGTTATGAAAGTTGAGAAGAGCTTTTTTTGCTAGGCAAATTCTCTAGTAATCTATGTGGCTATGTTGAAAAATGTATACGACCAAATTGACTGCGGGTAGGTGCTtcaaagctgcagcagaaacacagtaaacacaaacatagCAGTGCAGCATAGCTAACAATGTGTTCCATTTCTTTTGCTTTGCCCTGAAgcataaatacattaaaaacttTCTTACTGCTTTGGCATGCAGATGACACAGTGAGAGCTATGTACAAAACCACAGGCACAGTAACATTATGCACACAGGAATATAGAGCACAAATGCATACGCAAtattcacacaaacatataccaaaacagacacacactttaccAGTCATGcgcacacaaatatacacaaccACACCACCCACACTCAAAACATAAAtgtagggaacacacacacacggacatgaCAAGTGTGCTGTGCCCTCTGCATGTGTGCTTCTGAGAgaaattctgcatttttaatgaCAGCTCAGAGCGCTGGTTCACAGTGGGACCTGCATACATTCGCAGGAGGTCGGATCCACTGGAAAAATGACAGAGTTGTGAGAAACACACTTCCTGGTATCAGGTTGTGTTGAGGACAGAAACATACTGTGAAGACAACCAAGAAAAGTAGCACACTTCACACTCTAGATAACCATTCAAAGCACATTTAGACCACTGCTGAGACAAATCTGTAATGCATTCTTGTTTGCCTGCAATATGAGATGTATGGACTGTTATGTCTGTCTTGAAATTGTAAGAATTAATATCCTGGTAATGCTAGCAGGTACAGCGACAGAATTGTATCAGCTCAAGTAAACACAGGGACACTGCAGGACTTTCAATAGGATTTTCAGCCGTTGCCTTTATTTGCATTATCTTTAAGACTTTTTTAAAAGCCTTAAAAATCACAGAAGAAACTGTCCTGTATTGTGATACTCAAGCGGCGCAGTTTTATTGGTCCAAGGACCAATTCAACACTCAAGACTTTGTCTTAAGTCCAATTTGTCTTAATTCCAAAGGACAAGGTCCAGGCTTAAATGCACAAAGATGAAGCAGAAGAAACTGAACAGAGTTGTGTAGATTGCCATCCTCTAGACTAAcagttctcaacctggggtcctTGGACCCAAAGTTAACAACCTTCCTCAAGAAaggtccccagaaaaatgggaaatattttaatttcactattatctAACTGATTAGAAGTTAGTCAAATGAAAGAATATATAAGAATGACTACTCTGGCCAcaggtttcacactcttcaaTGTTAATGTTCCAATCTATTGTAAAAACAATTctggaataactaaatcttatcagatgaTGTTCAAATTGACACTCTAGAAGTAAAGTTAGATTCAACAACTCACTGGACTGATGAGAGAGCAGCAATCAAGAAAAGAGAAGCTACCACAGTTATATTTTTAGTGGTATGTgactgtggtattttttttttgttaatcaaATCAACTTAGAATCAATGACACTAAATTTGGATTTTGCAAGATAGTATGAATTTGCCCATACTGAAAATACTGGGTAGTGAGTGAACTAAGAGAGCTTGATTTCTTTAAAGGACATTTGTTTTGTATGGATGGGctgtgggaatgtgtgtgtatgtgtgtgtgtgtgtgtgtgtgtgtgtgtgtgtatgtgtatgtgtatgtgtgtgtgtgtgtgtgtgtgtgtgtgtgtgtgtgtgtgtgtgtgtgtgtgtgtataaaagagCCATGACTCATGATGTGTGTCCTTGATGCCAGCCTCATTGGAATTCCTGCACTATCTCActcagacacgcacacacacaaacatacgcgCACACAACCTCCtcctacacacacctacatcaCTGCAGGGACACAGGGGGAGAGTGTGGCCGGTGGAATGTGGAATATGTTGGTAAAAATAGTCCTGACCATCACTGGAATACTCTCAGGCTTAAACTAGGCCTTGACATTGTTTCTTCAGGAAACTAAGGGATGAcaaggacagagaaaaaaaacagggacacagagacatgaagagagtgaagtggtgagagagagagagagagagagagagagagagagagagagagagagagagagagagagggagagacaacaACCCAAATATTCCTGACAACTGGGCTGTCCCATTTCCAGGGAAGCTTCCTATTCTGGTTGCATTTCTGAATAGGAAGATCAAATTTACATGTTTTAGTTAGGGCAGGAAATGAAACTTCAGGCAACAGATCAGTTCCTGGTAAAGTCCAAAATTAGGACAGACAAATGTTTGGTTTCCCATAAAACAGACTGGAACAAGAGACCAAATAAGCCAGCAAGAGAAATGGTGCAAAACATTAATAACTCTGCTGAGGTCATGTGTTGCTCagataaattattattgttaccaCCAGTCAAACAAGATAACTTATTAGGAAGGCTCAGAGTTTGATATCAATTTGAAAAGATGCTATCTCTGGAATGAGGAACGCACACGTCAATGCagctgcaaacataaacaccAAGATAAACACAGAACcattcactctctcactcacacacacctctaacATGTACCAACAGAGGTTAAAGGATAATATTACAGACTAGGGTATTTTAGGTAATACAGAGTAACAGTACTTCCAGAAACAGACAGCAAAGCGAAACAGCCTCCTGGTAACAAGAAATCCCTGTGAGATAAAAGCAACAATGCTGAGGCAACTACTTAGACACTGATGCTCATCAGATTTGTTCAAAAAGTTGTTCTGTGTATCACTGCATTGACAAGAAAGAGGTTGTAACTTCTATGGATAAATCAtaaggagagggaaagaggtaGAGCGGATAAACTGAGTGAGAGAAAATAGAGCACAACTCCTGCAAGGCATGTATAGCAAAATTAAAGatcagaggagaaggagaggaggggtgcAGCACTGCTTAGCAGAAaagtgaggagagaggatgagaaaggAGAGtagagggacagagacagaaaacctgtCAAGGCAGGAAAGACTGAAAAAGAagtaagagagagggaaaaagcaatagagggaaagagaaagagcatgcctctgtgtgtgcatttcatatGTGTTACATGCATATTTATGTGCTCTCAAAGGGGGGTGAAAGATAAGACAGCTCTATTTCAACTAACCCTAGGGTGGGGAGGCGTTCAATGCTATATAGTGCTGGATCGTGTTGCAGAGCATTGCAAAAAGATGTATAAATATAGCTCTTCCTCCTCCGGCCAGAACAGTAGTTAATAGCCAAACTGAAGTAAACTACAGTAAAGTGGAggcctcgtgtgtgtgtgtgtgtgtgtgtgtgtgtatatgtagtCACAGGGAATTCATGTTTCAAACAGCATTAGTTGCTTTGGGGGAAAAGAgcttctgctgtgtgtttagtcaacttttcttttttctttttttttttgtaatttttcgCCTTCCTACCAGCAAACACAGCACCCATTGTTTTCAGTGACTGGCCACTTCACACCTACTGTTCACTGCTGTCCATTCAGCTGTGTGGAGGAAGGGTCATTCTAATGTTGAACTACATCCATTGTCCAAATGACTGGACAAATGTGATTTCCAAGTTGTACAACTTAGAAACTAACTGCAAACTCACTCAGCTAAGAGAACTGACGTGAACAGCCTAGTAAATTTTAACTCTGAAGCCAATAAAATTGTTGTAGAAATAGCTGTTCttgttacaaaacaaacaaaaaagacaaatgtgtcACTCTTccaaaacaggccaaacataATATGTGACAAATGAGTGTTACCTGCGTATGCGAGGCGGTTTCGGCGGCGGTGTGTCCCATCGCTCGTCATCTGACTGGTGGCCTGTCTTGTCTGGACTACTCTCATCCTGGACACgcacaaaaatacatacaaataaagaaaaacacacaagcatgtagacacacacatttttaaaaagtaactcaAACTTTTAGATGCAAATTTGTCTTCACAGTGGGGGCGTGCAACACAAGAAATGCAAAGCATGCATCTGTGCAAAGTGTAAGGGGTGCAGTGTAGACTAGCACCCTGACATCTCTGAAGAAATTACATGTGTAAGAGGCTTTAGGTGTGTctaggtcagacacacacacacacacacactcacacacacactaaaccaTATATCTTCCCTATATACATAGACATGATTAGTATTTGCTAGATCTGCTTGTcacttaatttgttttgttgcattgtCAACATATTCAGTATTGAATTGAGGAGTAATTTTCAAAGCCCATGGTAAAgactgtttttaaattgttcaaATGTGAAACATCTCAAGCTTTATACATTCTTCTTCTCTCTACTTTCCTTTATCTCTcaactctctctgtttccccccTTCTTCCTTCAAAACTGCTGCAGAAATTCTCTCTCTACTCCTCCCAGCtaattttctctcctctgaggttcttcctcctccttatcCTCCCTCTTCCCCCCGACTCATTAATCTGTCTTTCATTGCTCTTGTAATAAGAGAGAAGATGACGGATCATCTTTAGTAAATGCAACTCATGACAGAGGGGCAAAGCAGGCAACTTAAGacctgtgcaagtgtgtgtgcgtgtgagagaggaaCTGATTTGAGAGAATTCAGTGTAGATAAAGTTAAAAGCAGGGTCAAATTAGGTCTCCTCTGGCTGTGCGTGTATGTATTGTGAGAATCAACTTGGTAGGGATACTTCCTGTGAACAATAATGGCTATGTGtgaacagatgtgtgtgtgtgtgtgtgtatgtgtgtaggacCATTGTTAGTACTGTCATTAAGGATATCATTCCAGTGTTGTCAGAGTCTTTCTGGGTGTCTTACTCATTGACAATGGCTGACTGGACATGAGTCAATGTGTGTATGGCCTGAGTCAGTGCAGCACACTGATAAAGTGAAGCCAACtgtgcacacgtacacac includes these proteins:
- the LOC115354955 gene encoding LOW QUALITY PROTEIN: tyrosine-protein phosphatase non-receptor type 12-like (The sequence of the model RefSeq protein was modified relative to this genomic sequence to represent the inferred CDS: deleted 1 base in 1 codon), translating into MDQAGILRKFIQGVKSMREGDEERGEDNFGSDFMRLRRLSTKYRTEKIYPTNIGEREENVKKNRYKDILPFDHSRVKLTLKTTNQDTDYINANFIKGMDGPEAYIATQGPLPNTVIDFWRMNWEYNIAVIVMACREFEMGRKKCERYFPMQGEEPMCFGPFRISCESEQARTDYFIRTLMVEYENESRRFTQFHYMNWPDHDVPSSFDSILDMIGLMREYQENDDVPICVHCSAGCGRTGAICAIDYTWNLLKAGKIPEDFNVFRLIQEMRTQRHSAVQTKEQYELVHRAIAQLFEKQLKLLESPTNTQIHDGMDESSPDKTGHQSDDERWDTPPPKPPRIRSSQVEGDVKEEILQPPEPRPVPPILTPSPPSAFPTVTNVRQDNDRYHPKPVIHVLATTQQNLTQNRGDREADLQLNQSEPSPNTQSSPTERKDQDPPSPKLQTQTQVSNADLNDNYNSKLTSTTATSESGQIQTQTPSSPLPLSPVLEGSGVPRIERKLSIEIKKVPLQEGPRSFDTSSSTGVGGAINTGSGNSMTMLQRSHAFKARSGQSLLTSSSSLSEDSGTEGGAGGGGGSQSDAGLPSRPNHLPLKGGEKTEAQGGEKVELKPGHAAWAQACSSPEKQLPKTSSSSSSSDRVPPSSSSSSHLSSSSSSSSTPVRTALSFTNPLHSDNSDEEGDGEMSRGREAYRSNVSTATATVTTAPNHGDQQPVRKVLPMSIVGQSSPSPTATTANCWDSDGSPPPLPERTPESFILATDPLEVKTSSSAEWSSSQRDMSECIKKTPSPADPTSVNTTATDSKAGQGFGNRCIQPKGPREHPVQWT